A section of the Chryseobacterium scophthalmum genome encodes:
- a CDS encoding transposase gives MTDIRTTPIEADHFYHIYNRGINGENIFKSDHNYLFFFNKISEFLVPVCDVYAYCLMSNHFHLLIKIKSDDELESFTKVQNPNADFNVKGLHSPQNIFSKQFARIFNSYSQAFNKENNRHGALIESPFKRKAITSDEYLINTIIYIHQNPQNHSVVDDFSKYNFSSYQSILSNSKTLLKRNEVIELFDDKENFILSHKKIIDFHF, from the coding sequence ATGACAGATATAAGAACTACTCCAATTGAAGCAGACCATTTTTATCACATCTATAACCGTGGAATAAATGGTGAGAATATTTTTAAATCAGATCACAATTATTTGTTCTTTTTCAATAAAATTTCTGAATTTCTTGTTCCTGTTTGTGATGTTTATGCGTATTGTCTTATGTCTAACCATTTTCATCTTTTAATTAAGATAAAATCTGATGATGAATTGGAAAGCTTTACCAAGGTTCAAAACCCTAATGCTGATTTTAATGTGAAAGGTCTTCATTCCCCTCAAAATATTTTTTCAAAACAGTTTGCTAGAATTTTCAATTCATATTCTCAGGCTTTTAATAAGGAGAATAATAGACATGGAGCTTTAATAGAATCTCCCTTTAAAAGAAAAGCGATTACTTCGGATGAATATTTAATTAATACAATTATTTATATTCACCAAAATCCTCAAAATCATTCTGTTGTGGATGATTTCTCAAAATACAATTTTTCTTCATATCAATCGATTTTAAGTAATTCAAAAACCTTATTGAAAAGGAATGAAGTTATTGAATTATTTGATGATAAAGAAAATTTTATATTAAGTCATAAGAAAATTATTGATTTTCATTTTTAA
- a CDS encoding DUF4241 domain-containing protein, whose amino-acid sequence MEENWMQKYAEVKHILTCPTDLELYFTLEEIAGEKIEVMEIGDVSLPSGKVVVRDPLVFLNSKQKPYFIETPKGNFPVTIAVVKSEDWGDRYAAVKVKFTNEKPILYQEALIGNENLDGVKEDDFFGFHVDAGLGCIADAEALPEFDKFIADLNVDNIYDNYFAELFAQSYKENPNNQRDAGDWINWTIPNTAFQIPMFASGFGDGSYPVYFAYDANGEICGLYIQFIDIELALSDDDDEEGEDDQPQSFVFLN is encoded by the coding sequence ATGGAAGAAAACTGGATGCAGAAATATGCAGAAGTAAAACATATTCTTACTTGCCCTACAGATTTGGAATTATACTTCACGTTAGAAGAAATTGCAGGTGAAAAAATAGAAGTTATGGAAATCGGAGATGTTTCTTTGCCTTCGGGAAAAGTTGTGGTGAGAGATCCTTTGGTTTTTCTTAATTCAAAACAAAAACCGTATTTTATTGAAACTCCAAAAGGAAATTTTCCGGTAACGATTGCTGTGGTAAAATCTGAAGATTGGGGCGACAGATACGCTGCAGTAAAGGTTAAATTTACTAATGAAAAGCCAATACTTTATCAGGAAGCTTTAATTGGAAATGAAAATTTGGATGGAGTAAAAGAAGATGATTTTTTTGGATTTCATGTTGATGCGGGATTAGGCTGTATTGCAGATGCAGAAGCGCTTCCTGAGTTTGATAAATTTATAGCTGATTTGAATGTAGATAATATTTATGATAATTATTTTGCAGAATTGTTTGCTCAGAGCTATAAAGAGAATCCAAACAATCAAAGAGATGCAGGAGATTGGATTAACTGGACAATTCCAAATACAGCATTTCAAATTCCCATGTTTGCAAGCGGTTTTGGTGACGGATCCTATCCTGTGTATTTTGCTTACGATGCAAATGGAGAAATCTGTGGCTTATACATTCAGTTTATTGATATCGAATTGGCTTTAAGTGATGATGACGATGAGGAAGGCGAAGATGATCAGCCACAAAGTTTTGTTTTTCTGAACTAA
- a CDS encoding SMUG2 DNA glycosylase family protein, whose protein sequence is MNATFADKVIEFNRNLQYSGKLPKDFQVLNPYLDNPETMVVMEKFYHKYYNDSNQRKFLIGINPSRHGAGVTGVPFTDTKRLESVCGIKMESAYTHEISSVFIYDMIAAYGGADEFYRDIYINSPFPLAIVRKSKGNWINANYYDDKELFNDVKDFMIESLKKHISLNLDTSEVFILGKKNADFISKLNQEAHLFEKMTVLEHPRYIQQYKSKEKDLYIDKYILALKNK, encoded by the coding sequence ATGAATGCAACTTTTGCTGATAAAGTCATAGAGTTTAATCGGAATTTACAGTATTCCGGAAAGTTACCGAAAGATTTTCAGGTTTTGAATCCGTATTTAGATAATCCTGAAACAATGGTTGTCATGGAAAAGTTTTATCATAAATATTACAACGATTCAAACCAAAGAAAATTTTTAATTGGAATTAACCCGAGTCGTCATGGAGCAGGAGTTACCGGAGTTCCATTCACCGATACAAAACGTTTGGAAAGTGTCTGCGGAATTAAAATGGAATCTGCTTATACGCATGAAATTTCTTCAGTTTTTATTTATGATATGATTGCTGCTTATGGAGGAGCGGATGAATTTTACAGAGATATTTATATCAACTCTCCATTTCCATTGGCGATTGTAAGAAAATCAAAAGGAAACTGGATTAATGCTAATTATTACGACGATAAAGAGCTTTTTAACGATGTAAAAGATTTTATGATCGAATCTTTGAAAAAACACATCAGTTTAAATCTTGATACTTCCGAAGTTTTTATTTTAGGGAAAAAGAATGCAGACTTTATTTCAAAACTAAATCAGGAAGCTCATCTGTTTGAAAAAATGACCGTTTTAGAACATCCGAGATATATTCAGCAGTACAAATCCAAAGAAAAAGATTTGTATATTGATAAGTATATTTTAGCTTTAAAGAACAAGTAA